The Corallococcus caeni genome includes a region encoding these proteins:
- a CDS encoding methylase codes for MAGELDTPTRGRTARGRLRALDAYLCQFEAALLTRTDDAWDRAVFVDVGFGEHPWTTLESATAFRALNPALSVVGVELEPERATAAARAHADARTHFREGGFALPLSPDEPARLVRAMNLLRQGPPERIPEAHLAMSRHVLPGGLLVEGSSDTDGAVLVAHLLRRTPEAEAPAREGLLFHTDFSRGFAPLLLRDWLPRDLRRRVRPGEPMHAFFQAWEAAWKAARAEGHAAPPDAFAESVVRLARMTPGVCADAWLLAHGFLRWCPPGGTPT; via the coding sequence ATGGCTGGTGAGCTGGATACCCCCACCCGGGGCAGGACCGCGCGCGGGCGTCTGCGCGCGCTGGACGCGTACCTGTGCCAGTTCGAGGCCGCGCTCCTCACGCGCACGGACGACGCGTGGGACCGCGCCGTCTTCGTGGACGTGGGCTTCGGAGAACACCCGTGGACCACGCTGGAGAGCGCCACCGCCTTCCGCGCGCTGAACCCGGCGCTGTCCGTGGTGGGCGTGGAGCTGGAGCCGGAGCGCGCCACCGCCGCCGCGCGCGCGCATGCGGACGCGCGCACGCACTTCCGCGAGGGCGGCTTCGCGCTCCCCCTGTCCCCGGACGAGCCCGCCCGCCTGGTGCGCGCCATGAACCTCCTGCGCCAGGGGCCGCCGGAGCGCATCCCGGAGGCCCACCTCGCGATGTCGCGCCACGTGCTGCCCGGCGGGCTGCTCGTGGAGGGCTCCTCCGATACGGACGGCGCGGTGCTGGTAGCCCACCTGCTGCGCCGGACCCCGGAGGCCGAAGCCCCCGCGCGTGAGGGGCTCCTGTTCCACACCGACTTCTCCCGAGGCTTCGCGCCGCTGCTCCTGCGCGACTGGTTGCCCCGCGACCTGCGCCGCCGCGTCCGCCCTGGCGAGCCCATGCATGCCTTCTTCCAGGCGTGGGAGGCGGCATGGAAGGCCGCGCGCGCGGAGGGCCACGCCGCGCCCCCGGACGCCTTCGCGGAGTCCGTCGTGCGCCTCGCGCGGATGACCCCGGGGGTCTGCGCCGACGCCTGGCTCCTTGCTCACGGCTTCCTGCGCTGGTGCCCACCCGGCGGCACGCCGACCTGA